Genomic window (Vibrio pomeroyi):
CATGTAGCCAGAGATACGAGTATCTTTACCAATGATCACTTTCTTTGTGCCCTGTTTTGCAAGAACACGACCTGCAGCCCAGCCAAGCTTCAGAACAAAATCAGGTGTAATCGGGTACTGGCCTACTTTGCCACGCACACCATCTGTGCCGAAGTAACGTCTTTTATCAGACATGTTGATTTCCTTAATTATGATTAGTGATTGTTATTCATCACTTCGATTATCTTCATCGCTTCTAATGTATCTTCGACATCGTGAACGCGAATAATTTGTGCACCTTTCATCGCAGCAATGGTCGCGCAAGTCACACTTGCCACCATGCAATCTGCAGGCGCCTTGTCTAGTAGCTTAAAGATCATCGATTTTCTCGACATTCCCGCCAAGACAGGCAAGCCCAACGTATGAAACTTCTCAAGGTGCGCTAATAGGTGGTAATTGTGCTCGATAGTTTTACCAAAACCAAAACCTGGGTCTAGAATCAGCTGTTCTTTTGAGATACCCACAGCCTCACAAGCTTCAACCCTTTCTTGTAAGAAAGCTTCCACATCTGTTAGAACATCGTCGTAACTCGGATTTGCTTGCATGGTTCTTGGTTGGCCTTTCATATGCATCAGGCAAACCGGAACCTTCGCATCAGCGGCAGCTTCTAAAGCTCCGGGCTCTTGTAACGCGCGCACATCATTGATCAAATCTGCACCCGCTTCAACAGCTTGACGCATCACTTCCGCTTTACTGGTATCAATAGAGATCCAAACATCAAACTTAGCGCGAATCGCTTTAATCGCAGGGATAACTCGAGCTAACTCTTCCTTTAGGGAAACGTCAGGAGCACCGGGACGAGTCGATTCACCGCCAATATCAATAATGCTCACGCCAGCTTGAATCATACGCTCTGCTTGCAGTAATGCATTATCTAGTGAATCAAATTTTCCGCCATCAGAGAAAGAATCAGGCGTGACATTAAGGATACCCATCACATGTGGGCGATCTAGAACGAGTGTTTTATTGTGTGCTTTTAATATCATGAAAGGCGGGTCTTAAAAGGTAAAAACATCTTGAGCTATAAACAGAAAAACCCTGAGCGTACTCAGGGTTTTAATTTATAACTTAGCGATTAAGAATCTTTGTTTTGAGCATCATCTGTTTCAGATTTAACTTCTTCAACTTTCGACTCTTCAGCTTTTGGTTCGGCTGCAGCTTC
Coding sequences:
- the folP gene encoding dihydropteroate synthase, with product MILKAHNKTLVLDRPHVMGILNVTPDSFSDGGKFDSLDNALLQAERMIQAGVSIIDIGGESTRPGAPDVSLKEELARVIPAIKAIRAKFDVWISIDTSKAEVMRQAVEAGADLINDVRALQEPGALEAAADAKVPVCLMHMKGQPRTMQANPSYDDVLTDVEAFLQERVEACEAVGISKEQLILDPGFGFGKTIEHNYHLLAHLEKFHTLGLPVLAGMSRKSMIFKLLDKAPADCMVASVTCATIAAMKGAQIIRVHDVEDTLEAMKIIEVMNNNH